From Enterococcus mediterraneensis, the proteins below share one genomic window:
- a CDS encoding RidA family protein → MKTIRTNEAPKAIGPYAQGKVVNGFLFASGQIALDLKSGELIGKTIQEQTRQVLKNVEAILTAAGTNKENVVKTTCFLKNMADFTAFNEIYGEFFTGDVLPARSAVEARLPKDALVEIEIIASVPEK, encoded by the coding sequence ATGAAAACAATACGAACAAATGAGGCTCCTAAAGCAATCGGTCCCTACGCGCAAGGAAAGGTCGTGAACGGTTTTTTATTCGCTTCCGGTCAGATCGCGCTAGATCTAAAAAGCGGTGAATTAATAGGAAAAACGATCCAAGAACAAACTCGTCAAGTACTGAAAAATGTCGAAGCAATCTTAACTGCGGCGGGCACAAATAAAGAGAATGTGGTAAAAACGACCTGCTTTTTAAAAAATATGGCGGACTTTACAGCATTCAATGAAATCTATGGAGAATTTTTTACTGGCGATGTACTGCCGGCTCGTTCAGCGGTAGAAGCTCGTTTACCTAAAGACGCTTTAGTAGAAATAGAGATCATCGCTTCAGTTCCTGAAAAGTAA
- the nth gene encoding endonuclease III: MLSKEKTREAIRLMAEMFPDAHGELVHENAFQLLIAVILSAQATDVSVNKATPGLFQAFPTPEALAEAPLEAIIDKIRTIGLYRNKAKNIKACAQMLLDDFAGEVPKTREELMRLPGVGRKTANVVMGDAFGVPAIAVDTHVERVSKRLRICKLNANVLEVEETLMRKLPEETWVDTHHTMIFFGRYHCTARAPKCESCPLLSLCQDGKERMRARQGK, encoded by the coding sequence ATGCTAAGCAAAGAAAAAACACGAGAAGCTATTCGGCTGATGGCGGAAATGTTTCCTGATGCTCACGGTGAATTGGTACACGAAAACGCCTTTCAATTACTGATCGCCGTTATCTTGAGTGCGCAGGCAACAGATGTATCAGTCAATAAAGCGACACCCGGTTTATTTCAAGCTTTTCCGACACCGGAAGCATTAGCAGAAGCACCCTTAGAAGCGATCATCGACAAGATCCGTACGATCGGGCTTTATCGAAATAAGGCAAAGAATATCAAAGCCTGCGCGCAAATGCTGTTAGATGATTTTGCCGGCGAGGTTCCCAAAACCAGAGAAGAGTTGATGCGTCTGCCGGGTGTGGGGCGTAAAACAGCGAATGTCGTGATGGGAGATGCCTTTGGTGTTCCGGCGATCGCGGTAGATACACACGTAGAACGGGTATCAAAACGCCTCAGAATCTGTAAACTGAACGCCAACGTATTGGAAGTAGAAGAAACACTGATGCGTAAATTACCGGAGGAAACGTGGGTGGATACACATCATACGATGATTTTTTTCGGACGTTATCACTGTACTGCACGAGCACCAAAATGCGAGAGTTGTCCGTTATTGTCTTTGTGTCAGGATGGCAAAGAGCGCATGCGGGCAAGACAAGGAAAATAA
- a CDS encoding DnaD domain-containing protein, whose protein sequence is MISLKEYLNSGQTVLSNIVLANYRRIGMTNEEFLFWLQLYRHHQSGNDFPDLSIIAKDLEMEQQEIFALLNQLVQKQVIEIETLTDAFGKKNDRYNFEPIFDKLEQLMEQQQKKVVKKEQEDKVATLYRTFEEEFGRTLSPIQYQRIGQWLEEDRYSPELILLALKEAVLNQKYNFNYIDAILLNWEKNQINTKEQVDAERKRRKRHQMQKEAPQTKKLPEISLYNWLEGEE, encoded by the coding sequence ATGATATCTTTAAAAGAGTATTTAAACAGCGGACAAACTGTCCTTTCTAATATCGTTTTAGCCAATTATCGTCGGATCGGTATGACGAATGAGGAGTTCTTATTTTGGCTGCAACTGTATCGTCATCATCAATCCGGCAATGACTTTCCTGATCTATCGATCATCGCAAAAGATCTTGAGATGGAGCAGCAGGAGATTTTTGCGCTTTTGAATCAGCTGGTACAAAAACAGGTGATCGAGATCGAAACATTAACAGATGCATTCGGCAAGAAGAATGACCGTTATAATTTTGAGCCGATTTTTGATAAATTGGAACAATTGATGGAACAGCAACAAAAGAAAGTTGTGAAAAAAGAACAAGAGGACAAAGTAGCGACTCTTTACCGCACGTTTGAGGAAGAATTTGGCCGTACCTTATCACCTATTCAATATCAGCGAATCGGTCAATGGCTGGAAGAAGACCGATACAGTCCTGAATTGATTCTGCTGGCGCTAAAAGAAGCAGTCCTGAATCAAAAGTATAATTTCAATTATATCGATGCAATTTTGTTGAACTGGGAAAAGAACCAGATAAATACAAAAGAACAAGTCGATGCTGAACGCAAGCGCCGCAAAAGACATCAGATGCAAAAAGAAGCACCCCAAACCAAAAAACTTCCTGAGATCTCTCTATATAACTGGTTGGAAGGTGAGGAGTAA
- a CDS encoding PBP1A family penicillin-binding protein, with amino-acid sequence MPNDTQSRMAKRSTPNKKGQKNKPAKKRSAGSLILKIIGGLVIAGCIAFLSGLALFAFYAKDAPELSEKKLDAPASTKFFASNGDLIMDLGAENREKIAPQDVPQLLEDAIVSVEDRRFYKHIGVDPIRIIGSALSNVTSGGLQGGSTLTQQLIKLSFFSTKASDQTLRRKAQEAWLALKLEQQKSKQEILTYYINKVYLSNGIYGMQTAAKTYYGKELKDLSLAQTALIAGLPQAPSYYDPYQNPEQAKERRDTVLYTMLNNKKITESEYKKAKDTKIDDGLVSFDNLKKKAVNSKIADNYIKEAIVEVSEKTGKDVYTDGLEVHLNIDMAAQERLYKIVNTDDYVNYPDKDMQVASTLVDTNTGKVLAQIGGRNIADDVVFGNNLAVSTARDFGSTMKPVTDYGPAFQELQYSPGRRIADEPYQYTGTDIDVKNWDNQYMGNITLRTALYESRNVPATKLFDEVGADKVAAFLKGLGISYKSIVQSNAISSNTDTQDGTKYGASSLKMAAAYAAFANGGTYYKPQYVSKIVYQDGSTDEFKPEGQKAMDKGTAYMVTDVLKDVITKGTGTNALIDGLYQAGKTGTSNYTDDELEKIGQTQGVYPDITFVGYTPQYALSVWTGYNKKLTPITDASTHVASDVYRELMQYVSADSDNQDWTIPNDLIRIDGELYWKDNYQTQVAPSSSSAPASSVLPSSSSSSSTSSTTSETTESSSSEEPVSSSTSQPESVPSSSSESSAETQPSSSSSAPPDGENNTGNNGNNGNNGNENNENNGNNADNGDNENDQQ; translated from the coding sequence ATGCCTAATGATACTCAGTCGCGCATGGCAAAGCGCAGCACCCCAAATAAAAAGGGACAAAAAAATAAGCCGGCAAAAAAACGCTCGGCAGGATCATTGATCCTAAAAATCATTGGTGGTCTTGTGATCGCCGGCTGTATCGCCTTTTTATCTGGTCTTGCATTATTTGCCTTTTATGCCAAAGATGCCCCAGAGTTATCCGAAAAAAAATTGGACGCGCCGGCATCAACGAAATTTTTTGCCAGTAACGGAGACCTGATAATGGATTTGGGCGCTGAAAATCGTGAAAAGATCGCGCCGCAAGATGTACCGCAATTATTGGAAGACGCGATCGTATCTGTAGAAGACAGACGGTTTTATAAGCATATCGGGGTCGACCCTATCCGTATCATCGGTTCCGCTCTTTCCAATGTCACTTCCGGCGGATTACAAGGCGGGAGTACACTGACTCAGCAATTGATCAAGCTCTCTTTTTTCTCTACCAAAGCTTCTGATCAGACACTGAGACGGAAAGCGCAAGAAGCATGGTTGGCACTGAAGTTGGAACAGCAGAAATCAAAACAAGAGATACTGACTTATTACATCAACAAAGTATATCTTTCCAACGGGATCTATGGAATGCAGACGGCTGCCAAAACTTATTATGGGAAAGAACTAAAAGATCTTTCCTTAGCACAAACAGCCTTGATCGCCGGTCTGCCGCAAGCACCAAGTTATTATGATCCTTATCAAAATCCCGAACAGGCAAAAGAACGTCGAGACACCGTTCTTTATACAATGTTAAACAACAAGAAGATCACCGAATCTGAATATAAAAAAGCAAAAGATACAAAAATCGATGATGGCCTAGTCAGCTTCGACAACCTCAAGAAAAAAGCTGTGAATTCAAAAATCGCCGATAACTATATCAAAGAAGCGATTGTTGAAGTTTCAGAAAAAACCGGTAAAGATGTCTATACGGATGGCTTAGAAGTTCATTTGAATATTGATATGGCTGCACAAGAACGTCTGTACAAGATCGTCAATACCGACGATTATGTCAATTACCCTGATAAAGATATGCAAGTTGCCAGCACGTTGGTGGATACCAACACCGGCAAAGTCCTCGCTCAAATCGGCGGACGAAATATTGCAGACGATGTCGTTTTCGGGAACAATCTGGCTGTAAGTACTGCTCGAGACTTCGGTTCAACAATGAAGCCGGTCACTGATTATGGTCCAGCATTCCAAGAATTACAGTATTCACCTGGCAGACGAATCGCTGATGAACCTTATCAATACACAGGAACAGATATCGATGTCAAAAACTGGGATAACCAGTATATGGGCAATATCACGTTACGGACCGCTCTTTATGAATCACGGAATGTCCCAGCGACAAAACTTTTTGATGAAGTCGGCGCTGATAAGGTCGCTGCCTTTCTGAAAGGTTTAGGCATCAGCTATAAATCGATCGTTCAGTCAAATGCGATCTCTAGCAACACCGATACGCAAGACGGCACAAAATACGGTGCTTCTTCCTTAAAAATGGCTGCAGCTTATGCCGCATTCGCAAACGGCGGTACTTATTACAAACCGCAATATGTCAGCAAGATCGTTTACCAAGACGGATCAACAGATGAATTCAAACCAGAAGGACAAAAAGCGATGGATAAAGGAACTGCTTATATGGTCACGGATGTTTTGAAAGATGTGATCACCAAAGGTACCGGGACCAACGCGTTGATTGACGGATTATATCAAGCCGGCAAAACCGGGACATCAAACTATACTGACGATGAATTAGAAAAGATTGGTCAGACGCAAGGCGTCTATCCGGACATCACCTTTGTTGGTTATACACCGCAATACGCGTTGTCTGTTTGGACAGGATATAACAAAAAACTGACACCAATTACTGACGCATCCACCCATGTGGCTTCTGACGTTTATCGCGAATTGATGCAATATGTTTCAGCTGATTCCGACAATCAAGATTGGACCATTCCTAATGATCTGATTCGCATTGACGGGGAACTTTACTGGAAAGACAATTATCAGACCCAAGTAGCACCTTCATCCAGTTCAGCGCCAGCGTCTTCGGTACTTCCTAGCTCAAGCAGCTCTAGCAGTACAAGCAGTACCACCAGCGAGACGACTGAATCTTCTTCGTCAGAAGAACCTGTATCATCCAGCACTTCCCAGCCAGAAAGTGTACCGTCTTCCAGCAGTGAGTCATCAGCGGAGACACAGCCTAGCTCAAGCTCTTCGGCGCCCCCTGACGGAGAAAACAATACAGGGAACAACGGGAATAACGGCAATAACGGAAACGAAAATAATGAGAATAACGGCAATAATGCTGACAACGGCGACAACGAAAACGATCAGCAATAA
- the cysK gene encoding cysteine synthase A: MSKIYQSITELIGHTPIVKLNQIVPEGSADVYVKLEFFNPGSSVKDRIALSMIEKAEIEGQLHPGDTIIEPTSGNTGIGLAMVGAAKGYHVIVVMPETMSIERRKLMQAYGAELILTPGSEGIKGSITKATELAKEHGYFLPLQFENPANPEVHEKTTGKEIQEDFGVQGLDAFVAGIGTGGTITGAGHELKRVYPKIKVYGVEPAESAVLEGGEPGPHKIQGIGTGFIPNTLDTNVYDQVLSVASDEAMATAREVGAKEGILVGISAGAAINAALRVAKELGAGKKVLAIVPDNGERYLSTALYQFEE, encoded by the coding sequence ATGTCAAAGATCTATCAATCGATCACTGAACTGATCGGTCATACACCAATCGTCAAATTGAATCAGATAGTTCCTGAAGGGTCCGCAGATGTTTATGTAAAATTGGAATTTTTCAATCCCGGCAGTAGTGTGAAGGATCGCATCGCATTGAGCATGATCGAAAAAGCCGAAATAGAGGGACAACTGCACCCTGGAGATACGATCATCGAGCCGACTTCAGGAAATACAGGAATCGGATTGGCAATGGTAGGAGCTGCAAAAGGATACCATGTCATCGTTGTTATGCCTGAAACAATGAGTATCGAACGGCGTAAATTGATGCAAGCGTACGGCGCAGAATTGATTTTGACACCAGGATCGGAAGGAATCAAAGGATCGATCACAAAAGCGACGGAATTAGCTAAAGAGCATGGGTATTTCTTGCCGCTGCAATTTGAAAACCCTGCCAATCCTGAAGTCCACGAAAAAACTACAGGTAAAGAGATTCAGGAAGATTTCGGTGTGCAAGGATTAGACGCTTTTGTTGCGGGGATCGGTACTGGCGGAACCATCACCGGAGCTGGACATGAGCTGAAACGCGTTTATCCGAAAATCAAAGTATATGGGGTCGAGCCTGCAGAATCCGCAGTGTTGGAAGGCGGCGAACCTGGTCCCCATAAAATCCAAGGAATCGGTACCGGTTTTATCCCGAATACACTTGATACGAATGTTTATGATCAAGTCCTTTCGGTAGCTAGCGACGAAGCAATGGCCACAGCTAGAGAAGTAGGAGCCAAAGAAGGTATCCTTGTAGGGATCTCAGCGGGTGCGGCAATCAATGCTGCATTAAGAGTGGCCAAAGAATTAGGTGCAGGCAAAAAGGTCTTAGCAATCGTCCCAGATAATGGTGAAAGATACTTATCAACAGCGCTTTATCAATTTGAAGAGTAA
- a CDS encoding carboxypeptidase M32, with amino-acid sequence MREQEFLQELKEMNLLMQAMGILGWDSQTGMPEKASEERSEVDSYLYGLYFNKLIGPKIKEAVDYFGEHPDELSEVGKAAYEVVKKDYELNQSVPQEKMVEYSAAMSKAHTAWQQSRKSKDFADFRDALSENIRLTKELIPYWKKKEATDYDVLLNQYEPDMTVEVLDKVFAQLRDGIIEIRKTLAEKGTEPNTEFLTRKMTKEQQKRFITKVVEELGYDFSRGRLDDTIHPFATGINHNDVRLTTRWNEHDFSMAVFGVIHEAGHGMYEQDIDAKYAYTPVHQGASMGIHESQSLFNEIIIGSNRAFWEKQYPFFQECAEGTFDDVSFDDFYASLKRTQASLIRIEADSLTYPLHIIIRYELEKLIFNGQASVDELPELWNQKYEEYLGIRPENDLEGILQDVHWSGASFGYFPSYALGYMYAAQLRHAMAKEVDLDEVLASNDYTLIKEWLCKHIHQYGASRKPNQLVKDATGEALNPQYLIDYLREIYFSVYNVQG; translated from the coding sequence ATGAGGGAACAAGAATTTTTACAAGAATTGAAGGAAATGAATCTATTGATGCAGGCGATGGGAATCCTGGGTTGGGATTCTCAGACCGGGATGCCGGAAAAAGCCAGCGAGGAACGCAGCGAAGTCGACAGTTATCTTTATGGTCTTTATTTCAATAAATTGATCGGACCAAAAATCAAAGAAGCAGTGGACTATTTTGGCGAACATCCGGATGAGCTTTCAGAAGTCGGCAAGGCTGCTTATGAAGTAGTTAAAAAAGATTATGAATTGAATCAGTCGGTGCCTCAAGAAAAAATGGTGGAATATTCTGCTGCTATGTCAAAAGCCCACACTGCTTGGCAACAATCTCGGAAAAGCAAAGATTTCGCTGATTTCCGCGACGCTTTATCTGAAAATATCCGATTGACAAAAGAGTTGATCCCTTATTGGAAGAAAAAAGAAGCCACCGATTACGATGTTTTACTAAATCAATATGAACCGGATATGACGGTGGAGGTTTTAGATAAAGTCTTTGCTCAATTGCGGGATGGGATCATTGAGATCCGGAAAACTTTAGCGGAGAAAGGCACTGAGCCCAACACTGAATTCTTGACTCGAAAGATGACAAAAGAACAACAAAAACGCTTCATTACCAAAGTGGTGGAAGAGTTGGGATACGATTTCTCGCGTGGGCGTTTGGATGATACGATCCATCCATTTGCGACAGGGATCAATCACAATGATGTTCGATTAACAACTCGTTGGAACGAGCATGATTTTTCAATGGCAGTCTTTGGCGTGATCCATGAAGCAGGACACGGAATGTATGAACAAGATATCGACGCAAAATATGCATACACACCGGTTCATCAAGGAGCATCAATGGGGATCCATGAATCGCAATCATTGTTCAATGAGATTATTATCGGAAGCAATCGCGCTTTTTGGGAAAAACAATATCCATTCTTCCAAGAATGTGCAGAAGGGACCTTTGATGATGTTTCCTTTGATGATTTTTACGCTTCATTGAAACGGACACAAGCCAGCTTGATCCGGATCGAAGCGGATAGTCTGACTTATCCGTTACACATCATCATTCGTTATGAATTGGAAAAATTGATTTTCAATGGGCAAGCCAGCGTTGACGAATTGCCGGAACTTTGGAATCAAAAGTATGAAGAGTATCTGGGGATCCGTCCGGAAAATGATTTGGAAGGGATCTTACAAGATGTACACTGGTCAGGAGCAAGTTTTGGCTACTTCCCATCGTATGCTCTAGGATATATGTACGCGGCACAATTGCGCCACGCGATGGCAAAAGAAGTGGATCTTGATGAAGTGTTGGCTTCTAACGATTACACTCTTATCAAAGAATGGTTGTGCAAACATATCCATCAATATGGGGCTTCAAGAAAACCAAACCAATTGGTCAAAGACGCAACAGGGGAAGCGTTGAATCCGCAGTATTTGATCGATTACTTGAGAGAGATCTATTTTTCTGTCTATAACGTCCAAGGATAA
- a CDS encoding DUF1273 domain-containing protein produces the protein METLKTMILTGYRSYELGVFQEKDPKIEIIKKSIKNTLIRYLEEGLEWILISGNLGVELWGAEVVFSLQKEYPELKLGVIFPFADFGSQWNEKNQEKLSLIKSQADYVDAVSHEAYKNPSQLKNHTRFLLEHSGGVVMVYDEEFPGKNQYFLKEAQDFSETHEYLIDKITMDDLQNVINE, from the coding sequence ATGGAAACCCTCAAAACCATGATATTGACCGGATATCGCAGCTACGAATTAGGCGTTTTTCAAGAGAAAGACCCAAAAATCGAAATCATTAAGAAAAGTATAAAAAATACGCTGATCCGTTATTTAGAAGAAGGATTAGAGTGGATTTTGATCAGCGGCAATCTTGGAGTGGAATTATGGGGGGCAGAAGTGGTATTTTCACTGCAAAAAGAGTATCCTGAATTGAAACTGGGAGTGATTTTCCCTTTTGCGGATTTTGGCAGTCAATGGAATGAGAAAAATCAGGAAAAATTAAGTCTGATCAAGAGCCAAGCAGACTATGTCGATGCTGTCAGTCATGAAGCGTATAAAAATCCCAGTCAGCTGAAAAACCATACTCGTTTTTTGCTGGAGCACTCGGGAGGCGTGGTCATGGTGTATGACGAAGAATTTCCAGGAAAAAATCAATATTTTTTAAAAGAAGCGCAGGATTTTTCTGAAACACATGAGTATCTGATCGATAAAATTACGATGGATGACTTGCAAAATGTAATAAATGAATGA
- the recU gene encoding Holliday junction resolvase RecU, with the protein MVIRYPNGQIYSQNQSQAKHTQSSKEKQRLAVDFSNRGMRFEEAINISNDYYLNHQLAVVHKKPTPIQIVKVDYPRRSAAVIKEAYFKEASTTDYNGVYKGFYLDFEAKETQNKTSFPFKNFHSHQIEHMKSCLAQSGICFVLLWFSSLNRCFFLDSAHLITHWDLQKSTGKKSLSLSLIEEIGIEIVPGIAPRIPYLEAVQKYLEDKGVL; encoded by the coding sequence ATGGTAATACGCTATCCAAATGGACAAATCTATTCCCAAAATCAATCACAAGCTAAGCATACACAAAGTTCAAAAGAAAAACAACGCCTAGCTGTCGATTTCAGCAATCGCGGCATGCGATTTGAAGAAGCGATCAATATCAGCAATGATTATTACCTCAATCACCAGCTGGCAGTCGTCCACAAAAAACCGACTCCCATCCAGATCGTCAAAGTGGATTATCCCAGAAGGAGCGCTGCGGTGATCAAAGAAGCCTATTTCAAGGAAGCCTCCACCACCGACTATAACGGTGTCTATAAGGGCTTTTATCTGGACTTTGAAGCAAAAGAAACACAAAATAAAACCTCGTTTCCTTTTAAAAATTTTCACTCCCACCAAATCGAACACATGAAAAGCTGCCTCGCACAATCAGGGATTTGTTTTGTATTGCTCTGGTTTTCAAGTTTGAATCGCTGTTTCTTTTTAGACAGCGCCCACTTGATCACTCACTGGGATCTGCAAAAAAGTACGGGGAAAAAGTCCCTTTCCCTTTCATTGATAGAAGAAATCGGAATCGAGATCGTTCCAGGGATCGCTCCAAGAATCCCTTATCTTGAAGCTGTCCAAAAATATTTAGAAGACAAAGGAGTTTTGTAA
- a CDS encoding Fur family transcriptional regulator, translated as MESSTLEHAVERLKKDNVRITPQRYAVLQYLVQHHSHPTADEIYHAIAADFPNMSVATVYNNLRLFTEIGFVTEMKYGDASSRFDFSSKPHYHAICQNCGKIVDFYYPGLEDVEMAASKLTGFEINEHRLEVYGLCSQCKEEQYENNTNK; from the coding sequence ATGGAAAGTTCAACGTTAGAACACGCAGTCGAACGGTTGAAAAAAGACAACGTGCGCATCACGCCGCAACGATATGCCGTACTGCAATATTTAGTTCAACACCATTCCCATCCTACTGCAGATGAAATCTATCATGCGATCGCTGCTGATTTTCCGAATATGAGTGTAGCGACTGTCTATAATAATTTACGTTTGTTTACAGAAATCGGGTTTGTTACAGAGATGAAATACGGCGATGCTTCCAGCCGCTTTGATTTTTCTTCAAAGCCTCACTATCATGCGATTTGTCAAAATTGCGGGAAGATCGTTGATTTTTATTATCCCGGCTTGGAAGATGTAGAGATGGCAGCGAGCAAATTGACGGGTTTTGAAATCAATGAGCATCGTTTAGAAGTTTATGGACTATGTTCACAATGTAAGGAGGAACAATATGAAAACAATACGAACAAATGA
- a CDS encoding THUMP domain-containing class I SAM-dependent RNA methyltransferase translates to MDKNQEFDLLATAASGLEALVGKELRDLGIDCQVENGRARFKGTMETIAKANLWLRTADRVKIVVGEFDAYSFDELFEKVKALPWEDFLPLDANFPVAGRSIKSKLYSVPDCQAITKKAIVNRLREFYHRPATVPLAETGALFQLEVALLKDHVVVTLDTTGPSLFKRGYRLEKGGAPLKENMAAALVMLTNWRKDRPFVDPVCGSGTICIEAALIGHNIAPGFNREFACEAWDWFSEEVFETVRADAEEQADYDYPLDITGTDINGKMIEIAQANAEEIGLGDSITFKQQAVKDFKTEKEYGVIVANPPYGERLGEEESVRKLYGEMGQVFRPLKTWSKYILTSDLTFEEYYGEKATKKRKLYNGALRTDLFQYWGQRPPKNKGME, encoded by the coding sequence ATGGATAAAAATCAAGAATTTGATTTGCTTGCGACTGCTGCCAGCGGTCTAGAAGCATTAGTTGGAAAAGAATTACGGGATCTAGGGATCGATTGTCAGGTAGAAAACGGCAGAGCCCGCTTCAAAGGAACCATGGAAACGATCGCCAAAGCAAATTTGTGGCTGCGGACCGCTGACCGGGTAAAAATCGTCGTTGGTGAATTTGATGCGTATAGTTTTGATGAACTATTTGAAAAAGTCAAAGCATTGCCGTGGGAAGATTTTTTGCCGTTAGACGCGAATTTCCCAGTAGCCGGCAGATCTATCAAGTCAAAATTATACAGTGTGCCGGATTGCCAAGCGATCACTAAAAAAGCGATCGTCAATCGGTTGCGGGAATTTTACCACCGTCCAGCGACAGTTCCTTTAGCGGAAACAGGTGCATTGTTCCAGTTAGAAGTCGCATTATTGAAAGATCATGTAGTAGTGACATTGGATACGACTGGCCCAAGTCTATTCAAGCGGGGCTATCGCTTGGAAAAAGGCGGCGCGCCTTTAAAAGAAAATATGGCGGCGGCACTAGTGATGCTGACAAATTGGCGCAAAGACCGTCCGTTTGTTGATCCTGTTTGCGGTTCTGGTACGATTTGTATCGAAGCAGCATTGATCGGCCATAATATCGCCCCTGGTTTCAACCGGGAGTTTGCTTGTGAAGCTTGGGATTGGTTTTCAGAAGAAGTTTTTGAAACAGTTCGGGCAGATGCTGAGGAGCAAGCCGATTATGATTATCCGTTAGATATCACAGGAACAGACATCAACGGAAAAATGATCGAGATCGCGCAAGCCAACGCCGAAGAGATCGGATTGGGTGATTCCATCACTTTCAAACAGCAAGCGGTCAAAGATTTCAAAACGGAAAAAGAATACGGTGTGATCGTGGCGAACCCTCCTTACGGTGAACGTCTAGGAGAAGAAGAAAGTGTCCGGAAGCTTTACGGTGAGATGGGGCAGGTTTTCCGACCGTTGAAGACATGGAGCAAATATATATTGACCAGCGATCTGACTTTTGAAGAATATTACGGGGAGAAAGCGACTAAAAAACGGAAACTATATAACGGTGCATTGCGTACCGATTTGTTTCAATATTGGGGGCAGCGTCCTCCGAAAAACAAGGGGATGGAATAA
- the gpsB gene encoding cell division regulator GpsB — translation MANLIYSPKDILQQEFKTKMRGYDPVEVDEFLDNIIKDYESYNKELLALQEENDRLNAKVAQLSKTQATTSRVQTEAPKSQTVTNFDILKRLSNLEKEVFGKKLDQDTYNNNEATRSSQNFSKNYSNADNSDDNEKTRQF, via the coding sequence ATGGCAAATTTAATTTACAGTCCAAAAGATATTCTGCAACAAGAATTCAAAACAAAGATGCGGGGATATGATCCAGTAGAAGTAGATGAATTTTTGGACAATATCATCAAAGATTATGAAAGTTATAATAAAGAATTGTTGGCTTTGCAAGAAGAAAACGATCGCTTGAACGCGAAAGTTGCTCAATTATCAAAAACGCAAGCTACTACTTCTCGTGTTCAAACAGAAGCTCCTAAGAGTCAAACTGTAACGAACTTTGATATTTTGAAACGTTTGTCAAATCTTGAAAAAGAAGTATTTGGTAAAAAGCTTGATCAAGATACTTACAATAACAACGAAGCTACACGTTCTTCACAAAACTTCAGCAAAAATTATTCTAACGCTGACAATAGTGATGACAATGAAAAAACACGTCAATTTTAA